Proteins encoded within one genomic window of Polaribacter sp. NJDZ03:
- a CDS encoding haloacid dehalogenase type II, with translation MKNNRNIKPKVLFFDVNETLLDLTKMKKQVGAALGGKEELLPLWFTTMLQYSLVTSASGDYKPFGHIGAAALQMVAANNGIKLSEENARKVTTTALQNLPPHPEVKEALLQLKQAGYKLVAFTNSSTEGLKNQFKNAGLTDYFDEMLSVEETGKFKPFTETYLWGASKMNAKPEECMLIAAHGWDVYGAMNAGFRAAFVARPGQQLFPLAPETEIVASNLKKVADILVTYK, from the coding sequence ATGAAAAACAACCGTAACATAAAACCGAAAGTACTTTTTTTTGATGTAAATGAAACTCTTTTAGATCTTACCAAAATGAAAAAACAGGTTGGTGCCGCTTTAGGCGGAAAAGAAGAATTATTGCCTTTATGGTTTACAACGATGTTACAGTATTCTTTAGTAACATCTGCTAGTGGAGATTATAAACCTTTTGGGCATATTGGAGCTGCTGCGTTGCAAATGGTTGCTGCAAATAATGGAATTAAATTATCTGAAGAAAACGCACGAAAAGTAACTACTACTGCGCTGCAAAACCTACCTCCTCACCCAGAAGTAAAAGAAGCATTGCTTCAATTAAAACAAGCGGGTTACAAATTAGTTGCCTTTACAAATTCTTCTACCGAAGGTTTAAAAAATCAATTTAAAAATGCTGGCTTAACAGATTATTTTGATGAAATGTTAAGTGTAGAAGAAACTGGTAAGTTTAAACCTTTTACAGAGACTTACCTTTGGGGAGCATCAAAAATGAATGCAAAACCAGAAGAATGCATGTTAATTGCAGCACATGGTTGGGATGTATATGGAGCAATGAATGCTGGTTTTAGAGCTGCTTTTGTAGCAAGACCTGGTCAGCAATTATTTCCGTTGGCTCCAGAAACAGAAATTGTAGCATCGAATTTAAAAAAAGTAGCAGATATTCTAGTAACTTATAAGTAA
- a CDS encoding EthD family reductase, translated as MIKVSVMYPNSKDVKFDVAYYKTSHLPMISKAVGSALKGLELDLGVGSRVPGEPAPYVAIAHLLFDDVASFKESFDPHAAVFAADIKNYSNVKGELQISELITF; from the coding sequence ATGATAAAAGTATCTGTAATGTACCCAAACTCTAAAGATGTAAAGTTTGATGTAGCATATTATAAAACAAGTCATTTACCTATGATTTCTAAAGCCGTTGGTAGTGCTTTAAAAGGTTTAGAATTAGATTTAGGCGTTGGAAGTAGAGTTCCTGGAGAACCTGCTCCTTATGTAGCAATCGCTCATTTATTATTTGATGATGTTGCTTCTTTTAAAGAGTCATTTGACCCTCATGCAGCTGTATTTGCTGCCGACATAAAAAACTACAGTAATGTAAAAGGAGAACTTCAAATTAGTGAATTGATTACTTTTTAA
- a CDS encoding SDR family oxidoreductase, which translates to MSISIENKIALVTGANRGIGKAIVESFINHGAKKVYLAVRDVNSTKELVEKYGAKVVPLKADVSNTASINELAQKANDVDIVVNNAGIGTPYPTIGEDAESDFMNQLQVNAFGLLRVANAFAKILEDKKGALVQLNSIASLKNFEQVSTYSASKAASYSLTQGLRNELGAKGVFVLSVHPGPVATDMSAAAGFDGGASATEISEGIVKALKSGDFHLFPDAMAKQFESAYQSFSENIVLANLSE; encoded by the coding sequence ATGAGTATTTCAATAGAAAATAAAATTGCTTTAGTAACTGGTGCCAACAGAGGTATTGGAAAAGCAATTGTAGAATCCTTTATAAATCATGGTGCTAAAAAAGTATATCTAGCCGTAAGAGATGTAAACTCTACAAAAGAATTAGTAGAAAAATATGGAGCTAAAGTAGTTCCGCTAAAAGCGGATGTTTCTAATACAGCTTCTATTAACGAATTGGCACAAAAAGCAAATGATGTAGACATTGTTGTTAATAATGCAGGTATAGGAACCCCTTACCCTACAATTGGTGAAGATGCAGAAAGCGATTTTATGAATCAGTTGCAAGTAAATGCTTTTGGTTTATTAAGAGTTGCCAATGCTTTTGCAAAAATATTAGAAGATAAAAAAGGCGCTTTAGTACAATTAAATTCTATTGCTTCTTTAAAAAACTTCGAGCAGGTTTCTACCTATTCAGCTTCAAAAGCTGCTTCTTACTCTTTAACACAAGGCTTAAGAAACGAATTAGGTGCAAAAGGCGTTTTCGTTTTAAGTGTACATCCTGGTCCTGTTGCTACAGATATGAGTGCTGCTGCTGGTTTTGACGGAGGCGCATCTGCCACAGAAATATCCGAAGGAATTGTAAAAGCATTAAAATCTGGCGACTTTCATTTATTTCCAGATGCAATGGCAAAACAATTTGAAAGTGCTTACCAAAGCTTTTCAGAAAATATTGTTTTAGCAAATCTTTCAGAATAA
- a CDS encoding carboxymuconolactone decarboxylase family protein has translation MTTLKIHNSETAPEESKALLAKSQKAYGMIPGLHGVLAASPQLLDAYQVLHELFTNTSFNDEELTVVWQAINVEHSCHYCVPAHTGIAKMMKVDDAIIEALRNETPLEDAKLEALRTMALTITRNRGNVTQDDLDAFYAAGYEEKQVLEIILGLSQKVISNYTNHIANTPVDAAFKAFAWEKK, from the coding sequence ATGACAACTTTAAAAATTCACAACAGCGAAACAGCACCAGAAGAAAGTAAAGCATTATTAGCAAAATCTCAAAAAGCATATGGTATGATACCTGGTTTACATGGTGTTTTAGCTGCTTCACCTCAACTTTTAGATGCTTACCAAGTATTACATGAATTGTTTACAAATACCTCTTTTAACGATGAAGAGTTAACAGTTGTATGGCAAGCAATAAACGTAGAACATTCATGTCATTATTGTGTACCTGCACACACAGGAATTGCAAAAATGATGAAAGTAGATGATGCAATTATAGAGGCTTTACGTAACGAAACTCCTTTAGAAGATGCAAAATTAGAAGCATTACGTACAATGGCTTTAACAATTACTCGTAATCGTGGTAACGTTACTCAAGATGATTTAGATGCATTTTATGCAGCAGGTTACGAAGAGAAACAAGTTTTAGAAATTATTTTAGGTTTGTCTCAAAAAGTAATTAGTAACTACACAAACCATATTGCAAATACACCTGTAGATGCTGCCTTTAAAGCTTTTGCTTGGGAAAAAAAATAA
- a CDS encoding TetR/AcrR family transcriptional regulator — MARKKQYNEDEVVEKAMNLFWRNGYQTTSMQMLEKEMGINKFSIYASFGNKHGLFLESLKSYKVKVNVILEKFKKAQNGVEDIKQFFYDSVYIDHKGSAQKGCLVTNTYNEFSESEDALIKEQMNSFMVNLKDLFIEKLQKDTSKDKATVLKQANFLLLAKHGLAAATRVNTPKEIEDYIEMTFINI, encoded by the coding sequence ATGGCAAGAAAGAAACAATATAACGAAGACGAAGTAGTTGAAAAAGCAATGAACCTATTTTGGCGAAATGGCTACCAGACAACTTCTATGCAAATGCTCGAAAAAGAAATGGGTATTAATAAGTTTTCTATATATGCTAGTTTTGGTAACAAACATGGCTTGTTTTTAGAAAGCTTAAAAAGTTATAAAGTAAAGGTTAATGTAATTTTAGAGAAATTTAAGAAAGCACAAAATGGTGTAGAAGATATTAAACAATTCTTTTACGATTCTGTATACATTGATCATAAAGGAAGTGCTCAAAAAGGATGTTTAGTAACTAATACTTATAATGAGTTTTCTGAAAGTGAAGACGCATTAATAAAAGAACAAATGAATTCTTTTATGGTAAATCTTAAGGATTTATTTATAGAAAAATTACAAAAAGATACCTCTAAAGATAAAGCTACTGTACTAAAACAAGCTAACTTTTTATTATTAGCAAAACACGGTTTAGCAGCAGCAACTAGAGTAAATACTCCAAAAGAAATAGAAGATTACATAGAAATGACGTTTATAAATATATAA